The region TAGAATATATGCAGCTATTGCACAGATTTAGTTTTGTGCGGAATAAAATGAAGCATATGTTTTGAAGGATTaacaaaatcagatgttatagTTGGAATACCGGTATACATAACAcgcaaaaaatgtgttcgataAGCGTATTGGCCTATACAGTGTTTAAGTCTATCATAATGCCACTGTTGGaactaatgaaatatataaatggcGTTACAATTTATTCGGTGTTATAAAGAATGGTATTTCCATTAAATTTTTGAGTTAGATTGACCAAAAATGATCTCCGAAAAAAATGTAGGCGTTAAATGGGGTAGTGGTACGGTATTGAAAAGGATGGTATTGCGGATTTAGACTGTATGCGTATACTTCTAAACATGACTAAATGAATCTAATTTTGTTCGATTTGGTTCATGTTGGTTCATCAAGTCATATTAAGAAGTACGCATACAGTTCAAATGTACAAATCCTTGTACAAATGAATAcaagaaaacctgaaaaagaaGCGAagaattataacatttatgTATAGTAATAAATACAAAAGAATAGTACTTTATAGGTTAACGCGGACGAGATTCTCGCTACTAATGTATGGTAGCGAGtgaatattaatgtatcatataAATTGCTGTAGTCACCTAAAATCTTATTTTCGAAAATGGCTCAAACCACCTAGAACAAATAATCGAAAGAATgattgaatattcaatatgACAATCCTCATCCTCAGTACTACTCAGGTACGTAGGCCTATGATTATTCTGTCGGATGTCGGAATTCTCCCACATCCTTTTAGATTAAATCTTAATCTGGGGAATGGCCACCAAATACGTTCTTTCCCGAGGAAAAGGAATAGCGGAGTGAAAAGAAGCCGAGTTTTAAGATTAATTCCATTCCaatgatttattcagtttTAGTAGTTTGGTGCAGATTCATCTAACATTTTTGACACTTAAATTGAACCCCTTTGAACAGAAATAATCTTACCtgtgattttgtaaaattagCGACGTTCGGATAAGAAAATCCCAGCCGATTTCGATCGAATTCGGGTTTAACGCAGTCCATGCCGACTACGTCATCGGGAATGATGAGTGGCAGCGATTATGAATGAAACAGCAATGTTGACAGCTGATATCGATCTTAGTAATTTGATGACGAAAGTTTTTCGAATATAAACAACCAAGGATTCGTTTCCGACAAAAACATCATGCGCAACAGGACAGGGGACTTTCTAGGGTCTTTCGTGTTCCTCGTGTCCATTTTGCAGGTATTTAGAGCATAAAGccagggcggatctaggattttTGTAGGGGCGAGGTCCGGGGAAAAGGTGACTTAACGAAATGTTACTGCAAGGACGATGCAAGCTGTGAATATTGATTACCACGGAGAACAAACAACACGCTTAAAACATTCTCTAATATATAATCATAGATATTTTATTCGTCTATCACTAATTCTTATAAATGTACATAACAATTTTCTCCAATTTTTCTCTAACTACAAATCAACAATACAACTCCACTGATACCGTATAACGGGCCACTTTTCTAAACCTTTTCCATCCTGAGACAACTGCTTCAAATGTTCGTCGAACGCTTCTAGCGACCGTTTCATCGACGCCGCTGTCGTATTTCTCCTATCGGCGTCGGCGCGAGTCGCGTCGCGGCAGACGAGATACGACTTCAACATGTTGAAAACGAGCACGACCAACTTGTTGCATTCGTGTTCGCCGGCGAATCGACGAAAAACGCCCGAGCCCAACACGTCCGCGTACGCGGTCTCGATCGCCGTCTCGTGCAGCAGCGACGAGTCTAAAGTCATATCGCCCGACTCGCTGATAGACGACGATTGACTGTTGGATATTTGCGAAAAAcctaataaaataataaacaaacACGTGTAGTAGCAattaagatttctagaataatAAATTTCGTTTTCCTAATCTTAAATTTGTACGTGTAGTTGGCTTTTAATtgtacagcggaacctcgttataacggaCTCGGATAcgacgattcatcggatataacaaatatagaatttcaccCCGAGTAAGAGAATTTAATTTCACACTGGATACAACGAACtttcggttataacgaacacattttctggtcccgtgaagttcgtggtaacgaggttccattgtaaaatgaataaacattCTTTCGAATATTCTATTTAACCGATTACAAATGTCTGGAGGTGTGATCCTGAAAATCATTGACGATCACTAAttggtacagtagactacgAACCCTAGTcggacgttttcggaccgtaTAAATGTGTCCGACTTGACTGATATACCAGTTCGTTaggttttgttttttcaaaaataatgtcacaaaaaatatttcaacagacATCCGagggagtctactgtagtcaGGGTCATTGCCTTATGTCGCTGTACAGGTTTTACAATCATGTATACCGGTTATTAATCCatgggccagttgcatagtcgcagctaagacttaagaccagtctaagaccaacttggttttacagccaatctaacaacttaacaccagtcttaagatttgagaccacttttggactcaaGTCACGACTgcgcaactgggccctggggtTAGAACAATGAAATCAGGAATTtgcacatttttcaaatcctaACAATTGgctttttcacattttttctcGCAAAAAAATATCAGCGTTTGTCACACATAGATGCAATAACATAAACGGTTACTGATCACAATCGGCACGGATTAAAAcgaaatttcgttttttaatgaataaagCACTTTGCGCATAAAATTCCGAGCTCCATGGTATACAGAACAAAAAGGGGATCAAAATACTTGATATTTCGATGGGCGCTTCACTTAAATTTTTTCACAAATGATTAACATATCAAGTGACGTTCCCAATAGTTTATTTACCTTGCGATGGATTCAATAACACTTGCTGCATTTGTTCGGACTCGGCCAGATCCAGGGGCGTATAATTCAGTATCGTTTTTGCTTGCAGCAACAAAGAACCTACAAATGAACGAAATCAAATATTTAGCCGTACCCGATTCATTTCGTATGGAGGCctattcaattgaatttcgGAAATAGATCAGCGTCGGAGTAAAATTCGAATTAAGTACAATTAAACCAGCTTAAGTAATCATGGGATAAGTCATACGGTAACATCTTTCaagtcatttctatttttagtcTAAATTTGCGAtttacttaaccctttcagtgatgactaatcaataccctatagtgctggagataatttgagcatttttttaaattccaccctagtgtgttgaataacgggaataccactatagtgcgtctacaccgcggcgcggtgtatcgttagtaactagtatttcactatgtttcacaggtgctgccatctttcaatagagataaaaactaattacttattacatcaatacaccgcagtgcggtgtactagcaaaaaaCATCAccaattcatacaccgcaatgcgatgtagatgcactgaaagggttaatacatGTTTAAgttgtttgaatgaacatcAATGCCACTACGAGTTATCTCCTAGCTTATCCTTCTTATTCACTGTTAGATATTTGTACTCCAGCAATTGGAATGACGCAGTCctattgacaatttttttaacaTTGGCTAATATACTAGCTCTATTTCCTAAACTAGTAGTAGTAGCAGCGAATGAGAGGAAACATGGCAGCCGCGAACGCGAACGCGTTCAGCGGCGTATTTTTCGAGAATCGACTATTCACCTCCGCGTTTGATGAGCAACCTAGCGACTTCGACTCGGTTGTTGAGGACCGCGTCGTGAAGCGGCGTGACGTTCTCGTCGTTGCAAGCGAGTAGATCGACCATCCCCGTAAACTTATCTAAAAAACGAGAATGTTTTCGTTCCTTGATTAATACCGTTAAGCTGTTAATAGTTAGTCAGCGTTCAGATGATAGTCGTATATTCATTAAgaggtcattcatttattaagtacgcattaggggaggggaggggtcagtgcaattgcatACTGTAATGCTAAATgtctatgaaaaaatggccgattttgcgtacagagggggattgaaaaattcaaattttatgcgtacgtaataagtGAATGATCCCTAATAGTAAAAATATTCGAATAGAAGAACTGCAACAAAATTGAGTCAATATTCTACAAATCTACTAAAGTAATTGACAATCTTTCAAATCACTACAGAACTGGTATGATATCAATGGCTCAACCTTTGTCCCAGATTTCCAGGTCATGTCAACACCTGAATGAGTTACCGGTATGTACTACAAACATCGGGCAAAATACCGCAAAAAAACAGGTCTTTGCTACAATTGGAAATATAACTTGCAGATTTGTGCCCCGGCTTTACTAATACTGaccattattgttattgttctTGAAGTAACAATTAATCGTTTTGTGCGGTTTGAAATTGAGTAACAGTTTCACGCATTCGGTGCTTCCGTGGTTGCAGGCTTCGTGAAGAGGGGTCCAACCGGCGTTATCTTTAGCGTTTATGTCTATACCTAGAATTTGGAGAAGCATTCGCATTTGAGTATTCAACAGAAAATAACACGAAAGAATAAAACTGTTTGTGAATGCAGATTCCTTGACAAATCCAACTTTTCCATGACCGTATGGAAGCCTGATATATACTCACCAGGGATTGTTAAGAGCTCTTTCACTTTGCAAAAGTTATTCCTCCGACAAGCGACATGGAGTTTAGTCTCCCctagaaaatttagaaaaacatgcaGTAGGACTTTCCCGATGAGCGTAACTCTCTGATAAAAGCATTTCGACCTGAATTCCACGCACCTTTGGCATTTCTCTTATTAATAATCGCGACCTTTTTCTGCGGTGAATTCTTCGCATCCGGCTTTTCTTTCGTTTTCACTAGTAACGTATTTGAATGACTGAAATTTAAGATCATTAACCCTGGCAAAAAGAAGTACACGTCATTCGGTCGGCCGATTTTTTTTTAGTCCAAGGAATTTCTtcgtttaaaattttcaatgaatcaaGCATTAATTAAGAAATGCTTAGTCAATAACATATCCAAaatccctgagttttccaggttttttgcaaaatttgtcGCATTGCCAATgttttccatgatttttttCGAGATTCCTTACGATACCCTGAGCTTTCCAggtttccaggtcagtggtgCCGCCCCGAGGGAGCGCTACAGTATGACAGTAGACTCCGAGTCGATTGTGTCCTcgataaaaaaatgttaaaattttttgTATTCTAGTACATATGGCAACAACCTATGGTCCCTCCGACTGGGTTGCAATTCGCTAATACCCCCCAGGGAATTTTTAAGTCCTGCGAGATCTGAGGCAaatgagtctactgtatatgtGAAAAGCATTGGATACTTGGGGCTTATagattcattgaaaatcagCATAGACCAAGGCAAACGATTACTAACAAGGAGAAACCGTATTGATATCTTACGCTATGACTTTCAGGGCTCTCTTATCTTTCCGCGATCGCGCGGGTCGTTTCGGTTTGTGAGGCGACATCGGACCACCGATCAGTTTGGGCAGCACAAACAAATACTGAGTAATCTGcaaataattttcataaaatcaaCGATGAAACCTCCATTAGATACAGCCAGTTAAAGTCATCATTAGATGAGTCGTTACAATTTTTTCAGTTCCAAtcaatatttccaattcaatttactgagTATAAATTGTCAATTGGATAAGTCGACAGGTTGGATAAGGTTGGTGACTGAACCGGAGTTTGCCTGCATCTAATCATTAAATTCAGAGGACAATTAATAATCAAAGACAAATAGTCCCACTTTTTCTCACCAAGTATTTCCATTTTGGAGTAGTTTTCAGCACTAAACAGAGTAATTTTGACATGAAAAATagtaatttgattgaaaatgaacaatatgttATTCTGACTTGGAGGgtatttaataataataataatcttattcataTACCACTTTACACTGCGTTTCAAGGCGGTTTACAATAATGAATACATTAAGATAATAATAtagttttaataaaacattagtTATCATAATACTGAgtaaaaagaaatgtttttagattggttttaaaataattaatatcATCACTAGTACGTAAGGTTAAAGGCAGATTATTCCATAAAACAGGGGCAGCGCAAGCAAAAGCTCGATTACCGTAAAAAATTGTATTGCATGACACATGAGACAGTTTAAACATATTAGCTGACCTTAATGAACGACTCGGTTTGTACAGACACACTAAATTAGACActaaattatttagataattttGGGGGTAATTGAGGTTTTCAAAAGACAACTCTCAAATAGAGTGTAGTCGTAGGTCTTCAAAAAGTAGTACGTAACTACTCTCAAATATAGTAGTCGCAGTCAAGTTTGTATCGGGTACTCACGATTTTTTCGAGGTCTAACGGCTGGTCAGGAATAATTTTCACGATACTGTCGTCCATAGTTTCGAGCGTAACTCGCGCCACGTGCATCGTTAAATGAGGATTCGAAAGCGTTTGTAAAAACTTTATCATCAACTCCGGTTTGAGGTGCCATTCGCCTAGCAAAGAAAATCATAATGCACAAGTCAATTAACACGTTCTTATCCACACTTTTACCCAAGTTCAGTTATGTAGCGAATTTCCCATTAactcaaaataatgaactAAATTCCCGGAGATTTCCCTAAtaattttctagattttctgattccctgggCGTACTCTTTTATGACCTCCGAAGTCGCCATACGAAATCTCCGGTTGGCTCCACACAAAATCCGAATCACACCATCTCGACAGAAAGGAGGTTTCAGATACTCCAAAAAGTCACATGACCAATAATAGAGTACGATTGGAGGCAAACGGATTCTCCGATCTGGTAAAACTccccctgagttttccagggtTTCCAAGTCAGTAGCCACCCTGTTCGGTCATAAATgctttccgatttcaaaagtTGTGGCAAGTAAATTTCACAGCTACCTTAGTACATACCCATCATTCTGTTAGACAGTTCGTGTACGAACGAAGATGTCCGATGGCCTAAATCGATAGATCCCGCGGTCAGTTTGTCGGCTTGCAAGAAGCACTGAGACAGAATTCCAACCATACACTGTATCATCTGAATTACTTCTTGCTATAAAGGCGCAAAAAAGCATGGCAATCATAACAAATATTTGCCATCATAAAGAAGgcttttttcatcgattttgaGTTAGATTCGTAAAACAAGAGATGGGCGAGTAACGATTGCTCATCAACATTTTTGCGACCGAAACGAACCGAGCGCTTTGCCAGGCGCCTCCAGCTGGAGCGCCGCCAATATCTCCTTGTTCTCAGCCAATCACTGTTGAGTACAAGTTCCTTTCTCTTCCGCATCCCGAGCGTGAAACGTTACAAGGGCCACTCTTTTCGCATCGGAGCGGCTACCAGCGCAGCAGCCAGGGGGTCCCCGATGCGCAGATAAGGGCAGCTGGCCGCTGGGGGTCGGAAGCTTACCGCAAGTATATAAGGCTGTCTAGATAGTCTCTGTGGGCTCAGCCACATATGGGTGGCTGTGTGGCATTTTCTGAGCCCACTTTGGCGTATAaactcattaattaattaggtCAAACAGCTAGGGCGTTTGACTTCGTCTTAATATTACGTAACTCTGTATTATTCATCTCCATAACTAGGTCAAAACAGCTAGTTTTGGCGATAATTTTATTATTCTATGTTTATAATATcattgtataaatattagttaataAGTTTGTAatgggtttttttttgtatacgTCAAAAACAGCTAGGGCGTTTTtgacatttctaatttttatgtttttgtaATAATAAACGTCAAGCAGCTAGGGCACTTGGCCTTTTCATCCAAATATGTCTTCGGGTCGTTTCTGTtgcaaaaatacatattatttgttCACGAAAACTCTTGGCGTTAAGTTACATATTCATCTACCCGGTAACCATATTGTGAATTGTCTCGGACCTAGGATACAGTAATATTCTCTTCCAGTTTTTAAGAGCTTACTCAGCTTTTGCGTCGGTGGCAGAACTAGAGAATCAAGGTACAAAACGCTCACCTCAGCTTCATTCGAAATTGCTTCGACGAGTAGATCAAGCAACTGTTTACAATGATTGTTAACCGTCTGACCGGGCTGACATCCGGGCCATATAATCGTACCCAACAGACAAGGAAACACCTTCTTCTCCGTGCTGAAAGTAAAAACAACTATTCTTTGTCATGCCAATAAAAAACTAGGGGTGCAGGGACACTGGTGCATGCCCACTAAGTGCTTttaaatgctcaacaatccgACAATTTCAATGATCTACACCTCGAACAGATGAACAATAAGTGAACTAAAGTCTCAAGCGGgctaaaaactaaatattggTGTCCCTATTAccagacttttccctgatttccaggtaagtggccacccgtATAAGCGCAGTCCTAGCGCTAACAAATAGGGCGTAGTCCAATGAAACACTTTAATGTTTTCACTGTAGATAATCAAGGAAGTCCCACTATTggaattagatatttcatatgatatattttatcaaaacgaAACGATTAATAAataacataatataatattctaTTTGTGGGACTTCTTACATTATTTACAGAATTCGTTTAACATACGTACTTGTGAAAGTAGTAGCGGGCGTTTTCTTGGAAGAGAGAGACCAAGAATTTCAACAGCAGTTTATTATTGCGAGCGCGTACGCCGGGAGAGATTTCCTCCTTTGTGTCGTCGTCATCCATCGACTCGTCGTCGCTGTCCGTCTCGTTTTTAATCGGAGCACTTTTTACATTCTGAACCGACTGACTGAAAAAATACAACAGGAAGAATAACGTGAAATTTAGCAATTCAAAgaaagtgctcaaatctaaAATTTTAGTTACCGGTACATTTCGTGACATTATTAAAATATGAGAGAAAATGTtcgaattaatcagtaatcaacggTAAGACCCTCGGATTCATGTTTCATAATTCAgtatgcatcaaacaaatcaaatcagcaTTTCTCATTATCAAATAGTAACTAGAACTACGAAGTTCAGAAAGAAGCTTCAAAGaagttttgggcattttgcttTTATAAAGAGTTTCAAGcgcctttaaaagcattttctattttgaaggagttttaaaggtaTCAAGGAGTCGTAGATAACGCGACTTGAAAGGATTCCAGTTAAGATGAGTCTACCGTAGATCTAAATCCTGAGAAAACCGAGCGCACCTTATCACTTCTTTCACCAAAATCCATTCTTGGCCGCGATTTAAAGTCACCTTGCCGTCGACGCACAGCGACTGTTGAAAGCATTCCAACAACGCCAGATTCCGCGGCGGATGAATCGCGAGAATCCTTTGAAGCGTCGAGTAAGCCGTCATAGATTTCGAAGAATCCGTCGATAACTGAAAATCAAGGCGCgctaaaatgattatttcgtAATTCAATTTTTGAGTAAACGAGTATCgataagaaataaatcaaaacgaAGATCtatcacgtacggttaacgaGCTGGAAACAGGCAAGTTATGCTTCATTCTGATGTTAATGAGTACgtcaagaaattaattttgaacAGAATGCATTCACAGGTCGAACTACGCAGTTTGAGATACGGTAAACATGCTTTCCTGAACACACAAGGTTATAAGGCATTTGCATTCACAGGTCCAAAGGCAGCATGAGACAACTGGCATCAGGTTTTTTAACAAACATTTGAGTGACTGGCACCACCCAGCATGATCAGTACATAGTGTGCATATGAAACGGAGTCCCTgcagatcggtcattcctagatggagttttaaaggagaaaattcaaatttcgaggaagtaactgcatcactttcatatgcTAATTACTGTAGATCCTCCAAAATCAGTATTGTTTTCTCAGTGAACCTTTAAATTGGTGGTTTTGTACGCAAACCCTATATACTAC is a window of Tubulanus polymorphus chromosome 2, tnTubPoly1.2, whole genome shotgun sequence DNA encoding:
- the LOC141899964 gene encoding uncharacterized protein LOC141899964 isoform X2; its protein translation is MAANVDVKCGGNLLGAPRRNRMRNSSDSTQSGAFSGWRAIILVNNKTKAAVFKRLLEAGGAMTFSYKPPFSSMTIRKSAITHAFVDVTNKESARPLQEIGIPCLLPEYIGDYIIRDPAPDPREFFIDREAKSVAKLIENHASCSANDNINMSPVVVSSQRQSLLPEVKMNSNGRGQKSGNPSAKRSGAKRKILQNSTPKNGRNLFDYFPSVGKTAKSVAIADSNAKIVDSATSADSTATSVNSNWKILKSATSANSNIEIVKSVTSVNSDRKIVDSTTSADSNAKIVKSATSINSNRGNLKSATSVNSNTKIVKSLPPADSNVKIVKSLPPADSNVKIVKSATSADSNAQNMQSATGTCGKSGHLSKASQQAMKSPVGNNSGLVDLTQESTSDDSDIAIISVRPGKDNCRNAIHSDYYPSAAIEVQQIRRSRRHIVKKHACTDNCCSATPKKDAQELCGNLRETVKSECLEVIKKEPSDDRRAPYSDDGTEVATKNEVLKRRFKRDEEDKNVSNKRRKLCQDPCCWKPMNIVNVNKLSSPKTDDVAVIQLSNTMTSIFDTCVEEQHHHLAVDSLLSAISSTRYPQPCTLNVLMTKILLLSTDSSKSMTAYSTLQRILAIHPPRNLALLECFQQSLCVDGKVTLNRGQEWILVKEVISQSVQNVKSAPIKNETDSDDESMDDDDTKEEISPGVRARNNKLLLKFLVSLFQENARYYFHNTEKKVFPCLLGTIIWPGCQPGQTVNNHCKQLLDLLVEAISNEAEQEVIQMIQCMVGILSQCFLQADKLTAGSIDLGHRTSSFVHELSNRMMGEWHLKPELMIKFLQTLSNPHLTMHVARVTLETMDDSIVKIIPDQPLDLEKIITQYLFVLPKLIGGPMSPHKPKRPARSRKDKRALKVIAHSNTLLVKTKEKPDAKNSPQKKVAIINKRNAKGETKLHVACRRNNFCKVKELLTIPGIDINAKDNAGWTPLHEACNHGSTECVKLLLNFKPHKTINCYFKNNNNNDKFTGMVDLLACNDENVTPLHDAVLNNRVEVARLLIKRGGSLLLQAKTILNYTPLDLAESEQMQQVLLNPSQGFSQISNSQSSSISESGDMTLDSSLLHETAIETAYADVLGSGVFRRFAGEHECNKLVVLVFNMLKSYLVCRDATRADADRRNTTAASMKRSLEAFDEHLKQLSQDGKGLEKWPVIRYQWSCIVDL